Proteins from one Roseofilum reptotaenium CS-1145 genomic window:
- a CDS encoding HEAT repeat domain-containing protein yields MDTLGAVAGDDAGRVFTGEQVLGEWFQLAENVGWLNVVYRDTRTDEPVYAFFHLTFQEYFAACAVADWHFFLPSDHSPEQPSSQPYRIFESRWREVILLWLGRGDVEDKKEEFIQALVNFKDGMDAQFYKFSALWLAAAGISEFKSRSLADKIIPQLVKWGFGYFNIKKQQWQTFLDPIQYGARDILPQTDRQRAIKELCDLLECLQCPTDTRRRVAVSLGSINPGNAQVIAVLEEIFREAEDIHPRMWVAYSLGNTDPGNAQAISALQEILKETQDTYTRMQAALILKEIDPENVRAISVLKETKHGNTGWQVAESSGKRDPEHPQEIPALVKLLKETNDYSICLQAVWTLGKIGQGNAEAINSLVQLLHQTEDDTTCWQIVESLGDILTTHKQRQEIVLALQPYLSNEKNENNLHLFDNCYELLWKIAQDLPYTDFYRAWHHLDTAPHPEVADQ; encoded by the coding sequence TTGGATACCCTTGGCGCGGTTGCAGGGGATGACGCTGGAAGAGTTTTTACTGGAGAACAGGTGTTGGGGGAATGGTTTCAGTTAGCGGAAAATGTGGGATGGTTGAATGTTGTCTATCGGGATACTCGCACCGATGAGCCGGTTTATGCCTTTTTCCATTTGACATTTCAGGAGTATTTTGCCGCTTGTGCAGTGGCAGATTGGCACTTTTTTCTACCGTCGGATCATTCGCCAGAACAGCCTTCGAGCCAACCCTATCGGATTTTTGAATCTCGTTGGCGCGAGGTGATTTTATTGTGGTTGGGGCGTGGAGATGTGGAGGATAAGAAGGAGGAGTTTATTCAGGCGTTGGTGAATTTTAAAGATGGAATGGATGCTCAGTTTTACAAGTTTTCTGCTTTATGGTTAGCTGCGGCTGGTATTAGTGAGTTTAAATCTCGTTCTCTTGCCGATAAAATTATCCCGCAGCTTGTGAAATGGGGGTTTGGATATTTCAATATCAAGAAACAGCAATGGCAAACATTTCTCGATCCGATTCAATACGGAGCTAGGGACATCCTACCCCAAACTGACCGACAACGGGCAATTAAAGAACTCTGCGATCTGCTCGAATGTCTCCAATGTCCTACAGATACCCGTAGACGGGTGGCTGTGAGTTTAGGAAGCATCAACCCAGGAAATGCTCAGGTGATCGCTGTTCTCGAAGAAATTTTTAGGGAGGCTGAGGATATACATCCCCGTATGTGGGTAGCTTATAGTTTAGGGAACACTGACCCAGGAAATGCTCAGGCGATCTCCGCTTTGCAGGAAATTCTCAAGGAGACTCAGGATACATATACCCGTATGCAAGCAGCTTTGATTTTAAAGGAAATCGACCCAGAAAATGTTCGGGCGATCTCTGTTCTGAAGGAAACTAAGCATGGTAATACTGGTTGGCAGGTGGCTGAGAGTTCAGGGAAGAGAGACCCGGAACATCCCCAAGAGATCCCTGCTCTAGTTAAACTTCTCAAGGAGACTAACGATTATAGTATCTGTTTGCAGGCGGTTTGGACTTTAGGGAAAATCGGACAAGGAAATGCTGAGGCGATCAATTCGCTGGTGCAACTTTTACACCAAACTGAGGATGATACTACTTGTTGGCAAATAGTTGAGAGTCTAGGGGATATTCTCACTACCCATAAACAACGGCAAGAGATAGTCTTGGCTCTCCAACCTTACCTGAGCAATGAAAAAAACGAAAATAACTTGCACCTTTTTGATAATTGCTACGAACTCCTCTGGAAGATTGCCCAAGACCTCCCCTACACCGACTTCTACCGCGCTTGGCATCATCTCGACACTGCCCCCCATCCCGAAGTCGCAGACCAATGA
- a CDS encoding NACHT C-terminal alpha/beta 1 domain-containing protein: MPKTSPTPTSTALGIISTLPPIPKSQTNEDKLAKAFSNRIFPQLFPGETLPKISDSFDLETELTNAQLRHPHIALILDNGDPQECLLHLCQFLAPTVSIAWITPTPLDAPLRGFPPEQEHLVSALQYWLDSLA, translated from the coding sequence TTGCCCAAGACCTCCCCTACACCGACTTCTACCGCGCTTGGCATCATCTCGACACTGCCCCCCATCCCGAAGTCGCAGACCAATGAGGATAAACTGGCCAAAGCCTTCAGTAACCGCATCTTTCCGCAACTCTTTCCTGGGGAAACCCTCCCCAAAATTAGCGACTCTTTCGACCTGGAAACCGAACTCACCAACGCCCAACTGCGCCACCCCCACATTGCCCTGATTCTGGACAACGGCGACCCGCAAGAGTGCCTCCTGCATCTGTGCCAGTTCCTCGCTCCCACCGTCTCCATTGCCTGGATTACCCCCACTCCCCTGGATGCTCCCCTGCGCGGCTTCCCCCCGGAGCAGGAGCATTTGGTCTCGGCGCTGCAATATTGGCTAGACTCCCTGGCGTGA
- a CDS encoding ATP-binding protein, whose product MTPSRSSSSGRWIGIKLMGSLRSRMTLFILLGVVPIVLGALQLQAFDAGRLINQESGQILDLQAQRLADRVTQWDRMNTLLVQNLSREPGLSQLTPQQLRPLLQSTHHTYQEQVWSIGAANQEGRFIALSEQETIKPIDFSDRKWFQGAMKGQPITRETLITRGTGEPAVIFSAPVYAETGDRFHPQGVIRMGMVLTELSNVIGVTHIGKTGFAFLVDEQGQLLAHPNRQLLQNKLQDFSSYPPVQQLLKGEEGLLKFEDSDRIHWLSISVKLANGWGVVLMQQASEVSAPQNYYHRSAVTLSILTLIVVGSITWHFSRWVTQPLTDLTEAVWNLSKGQWTQRVYLSQEDELGTLAKAFNRMAAQLQLTFKALEGAKKDLEFKVVERTQQLNTTLEELKHTQAQMVQSEKMSSLGQMVAGVAHEINNPVSFIHGNLTHAQTYTKDLLSLVQLYQEHYPQPPEAIQQEIEAIELDFLSEDFPKTLQSMQVGTVRIREIVKSLRNFSRLDESEVKAVDVHEGIDSTLMILQNRLKCCQSCAAIEVTKNYQELPLINCYPGQLNQVFMNLLSNAIDVLDERQQQLDRKTLKDHPSRIAIKTEALGDAWVAIRIHDNGSGIPQSVQPRLFDPFFTTKPIGKGTGLGLSISYQIITQRHGGRLWFQSSPEQGTEFVVEIPVIN is encoded by the coding sequence ATGACTCCTAGCCGTAGCTCTTCTTCAGGGCGTTGGATTGGGATCAAGCTAATGGGGAGTTTGCGATCGCGCATGACTCTCTTTATCCTGTTAGGGGTTGTCCCTATTGTCCTAGGCGCTCTGCAATTACAAGCTTTCGATGCGGGACGGCTCATTAACCAGGAGAGTGGACAAATTCTTGACCTTCAAGCCCAACGATTAGCCGATCGCGTCACGCAATGGGATCGGATGAATACCTTACTGGTGCAAAACCTCAGCCGTGAACCTGGACTCTCTCAACTGACTCCCCAACAACTACGTCCCCTACTACAATCTACTCACCATACTTATCAAGAGCAGGTTTGGAGTATTGGAGCTGCAAACCAAGAGGGTAGATTTATCGCCCTGAGCGAACAAGAAACGATTAAACCGATCGATTTTAGCGATCGCAAATGGTTCCAAGGAGCCATGAAAGGACAACCCATTACCCGTGAAACCCTTATCACTCGAGGGACGGGAGAACCCGCAGTGATTTTTTCCGCTCCCGTTTATGCAGAAACCGGCGATCGCTTCCATCCCCAAGGAGTGATCCGCATGGGTATGGTATTAACGGAACTTTCTAATGTGATTGGTGTAACCCACATTGGTAAAACGGGCTTTGCCTTTCTCGTTGATGAACAAGGTCAACTGTTAGCCCATCCAAACCGGCAATTACTACAAAATAAGCTTCAGGATTTTAGCTCCTATCCCCCAGTTCAACAGCTTTTAAAGGGTGAAGAAGGACTCTTAAAATTTGAAGATAGCGATCGCATCCATTGGTTATCCATATCTGTCAAATTAGCCAATGGTTGGGGAGTCGTTCTCATGCAGCAAGCATCTGAAGTCTCCGCTCCCCAGAACTATTATCATCGTTCAGCGGTTACCCTCAGTATACTCACCTTAATTGTTGTCGGTTCAATCACTTGGCATTTTAGTCGTTGGGTGACTCAACCGTTAACCGATTTGACAGAAGCCGTATGGAACCTCTCTAAGGGACAGTGGACTCAACGAGTCTATCTCTCGCAAGAGGACGAATTGGGAACCCTCGCCAAAGCATTCAATCGGATGGCGGCTCAGTTACAGCTCACGTTTAAGGCATTAGAAGGAGCTAAAAAAGATTTAGAATTCAAAGTGGTAGAACGTACCCAGCAACTCAATACGACATTAGAAGAATTAAAACACACTCAAGCTCAGATGGTTCAAAGTGAAAAAATGTCTAGCTTGGGACAGATGGTGGCGGGAGTTGCCCATGAAATCAATAATCCAGTCAGTTTTATTCATGGAAATTTAACCCACGCCCAAACCTATACCAAAGACCTGTTATCCTTGGTGCAGCTCTATCAAGAGCATTATCCCCAACCTCCTGAAGCCATCCAACAAGAAATAGAGGCGATCGAACTTGATTTCCTCAGCGAAGATTTTCCTAAAACCCTGCAATCCATGCAAGTAGGAACCGTCAGAATTCGGGAAATTGTCAAATCCTTGCGTAACTTTTCCCGTTTGGATGAATCAGAAGTTAAGGCAGTCGATGTGCATGAAGGCATTGATAGCACCTTGATGATTTTACAAAATCGCCTTAAATGCTGTCAGAGTTGTGCGGCTATTGAAGTGACTAAAAATTATCAGGAACTTCCCTTAATCAATTGCTATCCCGGACAACTCAATCAAGTCTTTATGAATTTGTTGAGTAATGCCATTGATGTTCTTGATGAACGACAGCAGCAATTAGACCGCAAAACATTGAAAGATCATCCCAGCCGGATCGCGATTAAGACAGAAGCTCTAGGAGATGCATGGGTTGCTATTCGCATTCATGATAATGGCTCTGGAATTCCACAGTCAGTACAACCTCGTTTGTTTGATCCCTTTTTCACAACCAAACCTATCGGTAAAGGGACTGGTTTAGGACTATCCATTAGCTATCAAATTATCACCCA
- the treZ gene encoding malto-oligosyltrehalose trehalohydrolase → MKIGSQYLGNNQCEFRVWAPQRQEVAVHLVSPQERLIPLSRDEQGYWSATISDVQPGSLYFYQLDTTLDRPDPASSLQPKGVHDASQVVDHQGFVWQDRDWNGLPLEQYAIYELHVGTFTTEGTFTAIIDRLPDLLDLGINAIELMPVAAFPGSRNWGYDGVYLYGVQSSYGGPDGLKTLVNACHQAGIAVILDVVYNHFGPEGNYLWDYGPYFTNKYRTPWGDAVNYDDAASDQVRNFFIENALYWLEEYHIDALRLDAVHAIYDFSAQPFLQQLGAAVEALDQKLGYTHYLIAESDLNDVRVLQSRETGGWGHHSQWCDDFHHALHSVLTGETSGYYEDFGQVSHLAKAYREGYVYSGQYSVHRQRSHGNSSLSYPGECFVVCIQNHDQVGNRLAGDRLSTLVGFDQLKLAAAAVLLSPFIPMLFMGEEYGETAPFQYFISHGDPDLVAAVRKGRAEEFKSFGWQKEVPDPQSVDVFEESTLNWELGQQGNHKILRSLHKTLIELRKTHPALASLKTEHTKVIHPTDTSVILLHRHANTSHVYICLNFNSDPITFTPSIPPGVWTKILDSAAPQWSGFGQTNPQELSAGKEITLSGWGFVLYTQS, encoded by the coding sequence ATGAAAATTGGATCTCAATATTTGGGAAACAACCAGTGTGAATTTCGAGTTTGGGCCCCTCAACGGCAAGAAGTTGCTGTTCACCTGGTTTCTCCCCAAGAGCGGCTAATTCCCCTTTCACGAGACGAACAGGGGTATTGGTCGGCAACCATTAGTGATGTTCAACCTGGAAGCCTCTACTTTTATCAACTCGACACTACCCTAGACCGTCCTGACCCCGCTTCCTCCCTGCAACCGAAAGGGGTTCACGATGCCTCGCAAGTCGTGGATCATCAAGGGTTTGTCTGGCAAGATCGAGACTGGAACGGTCTGCCCTTAGAGCAATATGCGATCTACGAACTGCATGTGGGCACGTTTACGACTGAAGGAACTTTTACAGCGATTATTGACCGACTGCCAGATTTACTCGATTTAGGCATTAACGCCATTGAACTGATGCCGGTTGCCGCGTTTCCCGGTAGTCGCAACTGGGGATATGATGGGGTCTATCTCTATGGGGTGCAATCCTCCTATGGAGGGCCGGATGGACTGAAAACCCTGGTGAATGCCTGTCATCAAGCGGGAATTGCCGTCATTCTGGATGTGGTTTACAACCATTTTGGCCCGGAGGGCAATTATCTTTGGGATTATGGCCCCTATTTCACCAATAAATATCGCACCCCTTGGGGGGATGCGGTCAATTATGACGATGCAGCAAGTGACCAGGTACGCAATTTCTTTATCGAAAATGCCCTCTATTGGCTAGAAGAATATCATATCGATGCTCTGCGTTTGGATGCAGTTCATGCCATTTATGATTTTAGCGCCCAGCCTTTTCTGCAACAGTTGGGGGCAGCCGTGGAAGCCTTGGATCAAAAGTTAGGATATACCCATTATTTAATTGCGGAAAGCGATCTAAATGACGTGCGAGTTCTCCAGTCCCGGGAGACGGGTGGGTGGGGACATCATAGTCAATGGTGTGATGATTTTCACCATGCTCTCCATAGCGTGTTAACGGGAGAGACTTCAGGATATTACGAAGATTTCGGTCAGGTAAGCCACTTAGCGAAGGCTTATCGCGAAGGTTATGTGTATTCAGGTCAATATTCAGTCCATCGTCAGCGCTCCCATGGCAATTCCTCGTTAAGCTACCCAGGGGAGTGTTTTGTGGTCTGTATCCAAAATCATGACCAAGTGGGAAATCGATTAGCTGGCGATCGCCTCTCTACCCTAGTTGGATTCGATCAGTTAAAATTAGCAGCAGCCGCTGTATTGCTCTCTCCCTTTATCCCCATGTTATTCATGGGAGAAGAATATGGAGAAACCGCGCCCTTTCAGTATTTTATCAGCCATGGCGACCCCGATTTAGTGGCAGCCGTACGTAAAGGAAGAGCCGAAGAATTTAAGTCATTTGGTTGGCAAAAAGAAGTCCCTGACCCCCAAAGTGTGGACGTATTTGAGGAATCGACCTTAAACTGGGAATTAGGACAACAAGGAAATCATAAAATTCTGCGATCGCTCCATAAAACCCTCATCGAATTACGCAAAACTCATCCTGCTTTAGCCTCCCTTAAAACAGAGCATACAAAAGTGATACATCCCACGGATACCTCCGTGATTCTCCTCCATCGTCACGCTAACACTTCTCATGTCTATATCTGTCTAAATTTCAACTCCGATCCGATTACCTTCACCCCCTCCATTCCCCCTGGAGTTTGGACAAAAATCCTTGATTCTGCCGCTCCACAATGGAGCGGTTTCGGACAAACCAACCCCCAAGAACTGAGCGCAGGCAAAGAAATCACGCTCTCCGGTTGGGGATTTGTCTTGTATACTCAATCCTAG
- the treY gene encoding malto-oligosyltrehalose synthase, whose product MKIPTATYRLQFTPQFTFEIAQSILRYLSELGISDIYASPILKAQSGSTHGYDVVDPNQINPELGGEEQFEKLIEGVQKHKLGWIQDIVPNHMAFSSQNPLLVDVLENGPNSQYKDYFDIDWEHPYEGIRHRVLAPFLGKFYGDCLESGELKIQYKKKGFTINYWDWNFPIQIESYSKILDHNSERLRNKLGRTHPDFVKFLGVLYAINAIQYIPSSAGYRERYEQISFIKSMIWELWNDNPEIKVFIEENIQVFNGEVGKPESFDLLDDLLNEQFFRLSFWKVGNEELNYRRFFTVNDLICVRVEDRAVFDQSHKLILQLIEENKITGLRIDHIDGLYDPKQYLIRLRNQAENAYIIAEKIIEPHEKLRVNWPIEGTTGYDFLNYINGIFCYQDSEAEFDQCYSQFIGDVLKCDKLIDENKRKILEKHLAGDIDNLAHLLKRIADQYRYSSDFTIYGLKAALVEVMAAFSVYRTYISGEVSGEEVNYEVSTLDQDCIAQVIAKTQENIPSFLNELINEISFIKKFLLLQFDDNLTPEDKKQWLHFVMRQQQFTGPLMAKSVEDTVLYIYNRLVSLNEVGSTPGQFGFYLEEFHGFNQERCSNWPHAMNGTSTHDTKRGEDMRSRINVLSEIPEEWSTYIKDWKKMNAGYKDTVRGLDVPTPNDEYFLYQTLLGIYPFDDQDKGEFVQRIKEYLIKAIREAKVNTAWLRPDTAYEEGFLKFVDSLFKETKQNKFLPSFRQFQQKIQHYGIFNSLSQTLLKITVPGVPDFYQGTELWDLTLVDPDNRRPVDFKKRLKLLNEIRSQWKKNKSALFTDLLQHPKEGKIKLFTIVQSLKARQDYQELFQRGDYQKLPVNGSLKSHIVTFMRTWNEQSAIVIAPRFLTQLIKEDEYPLGEQVWHETRISLPTGSSAVWKDAITGQEIQGENTLWMREILNQFPVALLIKQTS is encoded by the coding sequence ATGAAAATTCCCACCGCGACCTATCGACTCCAATTTACCCCCCAATTTACCTTTGAAATAGCTCAGTCCATTCTTCGCTACTTATCTGAATTAGGGATTTCTGATATTTACGCTTCTCCCATCTTGAAAGCTCAAAGTGGTAGCACCCATGGCTATGATGTAGTCGATCCCAATCAAATTAACCCCGAACTCGGTGGAGAAGAACAGTTTGAAAAGCTCATTGAAGGGGTGCAAAAACACAAACTTGGCTGGATACAAGATATTGTCCCTAACCATATGGCCTTTAGTAGCCAAAATCCCTTGTTAGTGGATGTTCTAGAGAATGGCCCCAACTCTCAATACAAAGACTATTTTGATATTGATTGGGAACATCCCTATGAAGGCATTAGACACCGAGTTTTAGCCCCATTTTTAGGTAAATTTTATGGAGATTGTCTAGAAAGTGGTGAACTAAAAATCCAGTATAAAAAAAAAGGGTTTACGATTAACTATTGGGATTGGAATTTCCCCATTCAGATTGAGTCTTATAGCAAAATATTAGACCATAATTCCGAGCGATTGCGAAACAAGCTAGGCAGAACTCATCCAGATTTTGTTAAATTCCTAGGTGTATTGTACGCAATTAATGCTATTCAATATATTCCCAGCAGTGCAGGTTACCGAGAACGGTACGAACAGATTAGTTTTATTAAAAGCATGATTTGGGAGTTGTGGAATGACAATCCTGAAATTAAAGTCTTTATAGAAGAGAATATTCAAGTCTTTAATGGAGAGGTCGGTAAACCTGAAAGTTTTGATCTACTGGATGACTTACTCAATGAGCAGTTCTTTAGGCTCTCTTTCTGGAAAGTGGGAAATGAAGAACTCAATTACCGGCGTTTCTTTACCGTTAATGATTTAATTTGTGTGAGAGTGGAAGATAGAGCCGTTTTCGATCAAAGTCATAAGCTGATTTTGCAGTTGATAGAAGAAAACAAAATCACCGGATTAAGAATCGATCATATTGATGGCTTGTACGATCCCAAACAATATCTAATTCGATTGAGAAATCAGGCAGAAAATGCCTATATTATAGCAGAAAAAATTATCGAACCTCATGAGAAATTGAGAGTGAATTGGCCGATTGAAGGAACGACCGGCTATGATTTCTTGAACTATATCAATGGGATTTTTTGCTATCAAGACTCGGAAGCAGAATTCGATCAGTGCTATAGCCAATTTATTGGTGATGTCTTGAAATGCGATAAGTTAATTGATGAGAATAAACGCAAAATCCTGGAAAAACATCTAGCAGGAGATATTGATAACTTAGCGCATTTGCTCAAACGGATTGCTGACCAGTATCGCTATTCGAGTGACTTTACCATTTATGGGTTGAAAGCGGCTTTGGTGGAAGTGATGGCAGCCTTCTCGGTCTATCGGACGTATATTAGCGGAGAAGTCAGTGGAGAGGAAGTCAATTATGAAGTGAGTACCCTAGACCAAGACTGTATTGCTCAAGTGATTGCCAAGACACAAGAAAATATTCCTAGCTTTTTGAATGAGCTAATTAACGAAATTAGTTTTATTAAAAAGTTCTTGTTGCTGCAATTTGATGACAATTTAACCCCAGAAGACAAAAAACAATGGCTGCATTTTGTCATGCGTCAACAGCAGTTCACGGGGCCGCTGATGGCCAAGTCGGTAGAGGATACGGTTTTATATATCTATAACCGCTTGGTGTCTTTAAATGAGGTCGGTTCTACACCCGGTCAATTTGGGTTTTATCTAGAAGAGTTCCATGGGTTTAATCAAGAGCGGTGTTCAAATTGGCCCCATGCGATGAATGGCACATCTACCCATGATACAAAACGGGGGGAAGATATGCGCTCTAGAATTAATGTGCTGTCGGAAATCCCGGAGGAATGGAGTACCTATATAAAAGATTGGAAAAAGATGAATGCGGGGTATAAAGACACGGTGCGCGGTTTAGATGTGCCCACTCCCAATGATGAATATTTCCTCTATCAGACTCTGTTGGGAATTTATCCTTTTGATGACCAAGATAAAGGGGAATTTGTACAACGGATTAAGGAGTATTTAATCAAGGCTATTCGGGAAGCGAAGGTCAATACGGCATGGTTGCGTCCGGATACGGCCTATGAGGAAGGATTCCTGAAGTTTGTGGATAGTTTATTTAAGGAGACGAAGCAGAATAAGTTTTTACCCTCGTTCCGTCAATTCCAGCAGAAAATTCAACATTACGGTATTTTCAACTCCCTTTCACAAACGCTGCTAAAAATTACGGTTCCGGGTGTGCCTGATTTTTATCAGGGAACGGAGTTATGGGATTTAACGTTGGTCGATCCAGATAACCGGCGGCCAGTAGACTTTAAGAAGCGATTAAAGTTGCTTAATGAAATTCGATCGCAGTGGAAAAAGAATAAGTCTGCTTTATTTACCGATCTTCTCCAGCACCCAAAAGAAGGTAAAATTAAGCTGTTTACTATTGTTCAATCCCTCAAGGCTCGTCAAGACTATCAAGAATTGTTTCAACGGGGAGATTACCAGAAGTTGCCGGTTAATGGGAGTTTAAAATCTCATATTGTAACGTTTATGAGGACTTGGAATGAGCAAAGTGCAATTGTGATCGCTCCCCGGTTTTTAACTCAATTAATTAAGGAAGATGAATACCCCTTGGGGGAACAAGTTTGGCATGAAACTCGAATTTCTTTACCCACGGGGTCTTCTGCGGTGTGGAAAGATGCGATTACGGGGCAAGAAATCCAAGGTGAAAATACTCTGTGGATGCGGGAGATTCTCAACCAATTTCCCGTAGCCTTGCTGATTAAACAAACTTCATAA